From Loxodonta africana isolate mLoxAfr1 chromosome 2, mLoxAfr1.hap2, whole genome shotgun sequence, the proteins below share one genomic window:
- the TSPAN17 gene encoding tetraspanin-17 isoform X2, producing MPGKHQHFQEPEVGCCGKYFLFGFNIVFWVLGALFLAIGLWAWGEKGVLSNISALTDLGGLDPVWLFVVVGGVMSVLGFAGCIGALRENTFLLKFFSVFLGLIFFLELATGILAFVFKDWIRDQLNLFINNNVKAYRDDIDLQNLIDFAQEYWSCCGARGPNDWNLNIYFNCTDLNPSRERCGVPFSCCVRDPAEDVLNTQCGYDVRLKLELEQQGFIHTKGCVGQFEKWLQDNLIVVAGVFVGIALLQIFGICLAQNLVSDIKAVRANWIKRDDGYKLLK from the exons ATGCCCGGCAAGCACCAGCACTTCCAGGAACCCGAGGTCGGCTGCTGCGGGAAATACTTCCTGTTTGGCTTCAACATCGTCTTCTGG GTGCTGGGAGCCCTGTTCCTGGCCATTGGCCTCTGGGCCTGGGGAGAGAAG ggCGTGCTCTCCAACATCTCGGCGCTGACGGATCTGGGGGGCCTGGACCCTGTGTGGCTGTTCGTGGTGGTTGGAGGCGTCATGTCAGTGTTGGGCTTTGCCGGCTGCATCGGGGCCCTCCGGGAGAACACATTCCTGTTAAAGTTT TTCTCTGTGTTCCTCGGCCTCATCTTCTTCCTGGAGCTGGCGACAGGGATCCTGGCCTTTGTCTTCAAGGACTGGATTCGAGACCAGCTTAACCTCTTCATCAACAACAACGTTAAGGCCTACCGGGATGACATTGACCTCCAAAACCTCATTGACTTTGCTCAGGAATAC TGGTCTTGCTGCGGAGCCCGAGGGCCCAACGACTGGAACCTCAATATCTACTTCAACTGCACTGACTTGAATCCAAGCCGGGAGCGCTGCGGAGTGCCCTTCTCCTGCTGTGTCAGAGACCCTGCG GAGGATGTTCTCAACACCCAGTGTGGCTACGACGTCCGGCTCAAACTG GAGCTGGAGCAGCAGGGCTTCATCCACACCAAAGGCTGCGTGGGCCAGTTTGAGAAGTGGCTGCAGGACAACCTGATCGTTGTGGCCGGGGTCTTTGTGGGAATTGCCCTCCTCCAG ATCTTTGGCATTTGCTTGGCCCAGAACCTCGTGAGTGACATCAAGGCAGTGAGGGCCAACTG GATCAAACGCGACGATGGCTACAAACTCCTCAAATAA
- the TSPAN17 gene encoding tetraspanin-17 isoform X3, producing MPGKHQHFQEPEVGCCGKYFLFGFNIVFWVLGALFLAIGLWAWGEKFSVFLGLIFFLELATGILAFVFKDWIRDQLNLFINNNVKAYRDDIDLQNLIDFAQEYVSPGSSLGHTQEWSCCGARGPNDWNLNIYFNCTDLNPSRERCGVPFSCCVRDPAEDVLNTQCGYDVRLKLELEQQGFIHTKGCVGQFEKWLQDNLIVVAGVFVGIALLQIFGICLAQNLVSDIKAVRANWIKRDDGYKLLK from the exons ATGCCCGGCAAGCACCAGCACTTCCAGGAACCCGAGGTCGGCTGCTGCGGGAAATACTTCCTGTTTGGCTTCAACATCGTCTTCTGG GTGCTGGGAGCCCTGTTCCTGGCCATTGGCCTCTGGGCCTGGGGAGAGAAG TTCTCTGTGTTCCTCGGCCTCATCTTCTTCCTGGAGCTGGCGACAGGGATCCTGGCCTTTGTCTTCAAGGACTGGATTCGAGACCAGCTTAACCTCTTCATCAACAACAACGTTAAGGCCTACCGGGATGACATTGACCTCCAAAACCTCATTGACTTTGCTCAGGAATACGTGAGTCCAGGGTCCAGCCTGGGCCACACACAGGAG TGGTCTTGCTGCGGAGCCCGAGGGCCCAACGACTGGAACCTCAATATCTACTTCAACTGCACTGACTTGAATCCAAGCCGGGAGCGCTGCGGAGTGCCCTTCTCCTGCTGTGTCAGAGACCCTGCG GAGGATGTTCTCAACACCCAGTGTGGCTACGACGTCCGGCTCAAACTG GAGCTGGAGCAGCAGGGCTTCATCCACACCAAAGGCTGCGTGGGCCAGTTTGAGAAGTGGCTGCAGGACAACCTGATCGTTGTGGCCGGGGTCTTTGTGGGAATTGCCCTCCTCCAG ATCTTTGGCATTTGCTTGGCCCAGAACCTCGTGAGTGACATCAAGGCAGTGAGGGCCAACTG GATCAAACGCGACGATGGCTACAAACTCCTCAAATAA
- the TSPAN17 gene encoding tetraspanin-17 isoform X4: MPGKHQHFQEPEVGCCGKYFLFGFNIVFWFSVFLGLIFFLELATGILAFVFKDWIRDQLNLFINNNVKAYRDDIDLQNLIDFAQEYVSPGSSLGHTQEWSCCGARGPNDWNLNIYFNCTDLNPSRERCGVPFSCCVRDPAEDVLNTQCGYDVRLKLELEQQGFIHTKGCVGQFEKWLQDNLIVVAGVFVGIALLQIFGICLAQNLVSDIKAVRANWIKRDDGYKLLK, translated from the exons ATGCCCGGCAAGCACCAGCACTTCCAGGAACCCGAGGTCGGCTGCTGCGGGAAATACTTCCTGTTTGGCTTCAACATCGTCTTCTGG TTCTCTGTGTTCCTCGGCCTCATCTTCTTCCTGGAGCTGGCGACAGGGATCCTGGCCTTTGTCTTCAAGGACTGGATTCGAGACCAGCTTAACCTCTTCATCAACAACAACGTTAAGGCCTACCGGGATGACATTGACCTCCAAAACCTCATTGACTTTGCTCAGGAATACGTGAGTCCAGGGTCCAGCCTGGGCCACACACAGGAG TGGTCTTGCTGCGGAGCCCGAGGGCCCAACGACTGGAACCTCAATATCTACTTCAACTGCACTGACTTGAATCCAAGCCGGGAGCGCTGCGGAGTGCCCTTCTCCTGCTGTGTCAGAGACCCTGCG GAGGATGTTCTCAACACCCAGTGTGGCTACGACGTCCGGCTCAAACTG GAGCTGGAGCAGCAGGGCTTCATCCACACCAAAGGCTGCGTGGGCCAGTTTGAGAAGTGGCTGCAGGACAACCTGATCGTTGTGGCCGGGGTCTTTGTGGGAATTGCCCTCCTCCAG ATCTTTGGCATTTGCTTGGCCCAGAACCTCGTGAGTGACATCAAGGCAGTGAGGGCCAACTG GATCAAACGCGACGATGGCTACAAACTCCTCAAATAA
- the EIF4E1B gene encoding eukaryotic translation initiation factor 4E type 1B gives MEPACSQLYPQLWAYMQKALTKMLADGRNSRVLGPWILRRNMATMITTSHAREAGGGIPKWVKGEEEEEEEEAAVGVLVEEKGDPNSITALLPLRRKARDEGPVEAAEVELELHPLQNKWALWFFKNDFSRAWQDNLHLVTKFDTVEDFWAMYSHIQLASKLSSGCDYALFKDGIQPMWEDSRNKRGGRWLVSLAKHQRHSKLDLLWLETLLCLIGESFEEHSREVCGAVVNIRTKGDKISVWTQEAENQASVLHIGRVYKQHLGLSAKAIIGYQAHADTATKSTRNKFVV, from the exons ATGGAGCCTGCCTGCTCACAGCTGTATCCCCAGCTCTGGGCCTACATGCAGAAGGCGCTCACGAAAATGCTTGCCGATGGAAGGAATAGT AGGGTGCTGGGGCCGTGGATCCTGAGGCGCAACATGGCTACCATGATAACCACCAGCCAT GCAAGAGAGGCCGGAGGTGGAATCCCAAAGTGGgtgaagggggaggaagaggaagaggaagaggaggcagcAGTGGGGGTGCTGGTGGAAGAGAAGGGGGATCCAAACTCCATCACAGCTTTGCTGCCTCTGAGGAGGAAGGCCCGTGATGAGGGCCCTGTGGAGGCAGCAGAGGTAGAGCTGGAATTGCACCCCCTGCAGAACAA GTGGGCTCTGTGGTTCTTTAAGAATGACTTCAGCCGGGCCTGGCAGGACAATTTGCATCTGGTCACCAAGTTTGACACCGTGGAGGACTTCTGGGC GATGTACAGTCATATCCAGCTGGCCAGTAAGCTCTCTTCCGGCTGTGACTACGCTCTGTTCAAG GATGGCATCCAGCCCATGTGGGAAGACAGCAGGAATAAACGGGGTGGCCGCTGGCTGGTCAGTCTTGCCAAGCACCAGCGCCACAGCAAGCTGGACCTCCTCTGGCTGGAGACA CTGCTGTGTCTGATAGGGGAGAGCTTTGAGGAACACAGCAGGGAGGTGTGTGGGGCTGTCGTCAACATCCGCACCAAGGGGGACAAGATCTCGGTGTGGAcgcaggaggctgagaaccagGCCAGTGTGCTGCACATTGG GCGTGTCTACAAACAACACCTGGGCCTCTCAGCAAAAGCCATTATTGGTTACCAGGCCCATGCAGATACAGCCACCAAGAGCACCAGGAACAAGTTTGTGGTGTGA
- the TSPAN17 gene encoding tetraspanin-17 isoform X1, whose product MPGKHQHFQEPEVGCCGKYFLFGFNIVFWVLGALFLAIGLWAWGEKGVLSNISALTDLGGLDPVWLFVVVGGVMSVLGFAGCIGALRENTFLLKFFSVFLGLIFFLELATGILAFVFKDWIRDQLNLFINNNVKAYRDDIDLQNLIDFAQEYVSPGSSLGHTQEWSCCGARGPNDWNLNIYFNCTDLNPSRERCGVPFSCCVRDPAEDVLNTQCGYDVRLKLELEQQGFIHTKGCVGQFEKWLQDNLIVVAGVFVGIALLQIFGICLAQNLVSDIKAVRANWIKRDDGYKLLK is encoded by the exons ATGCCCGGCAAGCACCAGCACTTCCAGGAACCCGAGGTCGGCTGCTGCGGGAAATACTTCCTGTTTGGCTTCAACATCGTCTTCTGG GTGCTGGGAGCCCTGTTCCTGGCCATTGGCCTCTGGGCCTGGGGAGAGAAG ggCGTGCTCTCCAACATCTCGGCGCTGACGGATCTGGGGGGCCTGGACCCTGTGTGGCTGTTCGTGGTGGTTGGAGGCGTCATGTCAGTGTTGGGCTTTGCCGGCTGCATCGGGGCCCTCCGGGAGAACACATTCCTGTTAAAGTTT TTCTCTGTGTTCCTCGGCCTCATCTTCTTCCTGGAGCTGGCGACAGGGATCCTGGCCTTTGTCTTCAAGGACTGGATTCGAGACCAGCTTAACCTCTTCATCAACAACAACGTTAAGGCCTACCGGGATGACATTGACCTCCAAAACCTCATTGACTTTGCTCAGGAATACGTGAGTCCAGGGTCCAGCCTGGGCCACACACAGGAG TGGTCTTGCTGCGGAGCCCGAGGGCCCAACGACTGGAACCTCAATATCTACTTCAACTGCACTGACTTGAATCCAAGCCGGGAGCGCTGCGGAGTGCCCTTCTCCTGCTGTGTCAGAGACCCTGCG GAGGATGTTCTCAACACCCAGTGTGGCTACGACGTCCGGCTCAAACTG GAGCTGGAGCAGCAGGGCTTCATCCACACCAAAGGCTGCGTGGGCCAGTTTGAGAAGTGGCTGCAGGACAACCTGATCGTTGTGGCCGGGGTCTTTGTGGGAATTGCCCTCCTCCAG ATCTTTGGCATTTGCTTGGCCCAGAACCTCGTGAGTGACATCAAGGCAGTGAGGGCCAACTG GATCAAACGCGACGATGGCTACAAACTCCTCAAATAA